gaactagcgacatcttgtagcggattcCCCTTagcttacttttttatttattgcttagatgggtatacgagctcacagcccacctggcgttcagtggttactggagcccatagaccataGACcgaagtaaatgccgccacccaccttgagatataagttctaaggtctcagtatagttacaacggctgccccacccttcaaaccgaaacgcattactgcttcacggcagaaataggaaggttggtgttacctacccgcgcggactcacaagtggtcctacctccagtaaaagGTTTAAAGTTGTTGAAGTTAAGACATTTCATTGtacaactaaacacagaaaaaaaaaaaaaaaataatcacacaAGTCTTTATCAGTTTAGTAGGcagaaaaattcattaaattttatcgaTTTGTGGTTTcggaaaatttataaattccttcattaaaaataaaatataggataggttactgccatctacaggagcaatgagaaactaatcgaagcgaagccatctagtggccgacgcccgtaaacatttttgttgagtgcttgagttgcttatctataactaatttatatgtattgtCAATGATCACCTGTTAAACGACCGTAGCAAGGAGCGGACGCGGTGATAAAGCTGTTTGATGTTCAGAAATAATAATCGAGTCCTcccgtaaataataatgtgctaaATTATTAATAGGCTCAGCTTAGAAAGCGTCTTAGAGCCGGCTGCAGGTTTATATCGAATGGGGTTTAATTTCATCAATTAGgaatcgtgaaaaaaaacagtataaacGTAAATTACTGATAACACAAAATAGACCATTCTGACAGCAAATGCTCACGAGTACTCACAGATGTTCACAAGTGCTCACGGGTGCTCACAACCTATCACACTCACCGGTAATGATGAACGATGCTATTCTTGTCTATCATCCGTATCCCGCACTGCACGCACTCGTACCTGCGCGTGTGTATGAGCGTGTGGACGCTGTGGCTGTACGAAGTCGGCAGGTACATGTGACACACGGCGCACTCAAACGTGCCCCGGGACTGCGGAAGACATGACCCTTCATTATTTAAATGACCGAAAAGCCAATGGACATCAGTGCCGCCAAGACACGAGACCGAAGTCCCGTTTTAATTATGCAACGtccaccccacccttcgaaatGGGAGCACGTGACATCTCTAACACCAGACATTAAATTTGTAGCTgcaattaacataattattcgTGTGGTTGAACGCTGATTAACGTCTTTGCTTTGTATTCGGTTAGAAAAACAGTTCCAACTCTTTGCACTTGTCCAAAGACTCGAAGAGTTCCCGTGAACAGCCACTTTATTGTCTGAGTGTTGCTTTTCGTTGGTCTTTACCGTACACTCGTGGCCATGGACAGCACCTCCAACCCATCAGACGACGGGACTGTCTCGCCAGGAATAACAGTACTTAGTTTTAGAGTTACTCCCAGCTTTAAAGTTTGTGGGAAATTTTTGGGGGGCGCGGGCAGGATCGTCTGGTAGTCAGATCTCCCCGCGACACATACCGGGCTGTGTTTCTCCATGTGGTTCTTCAGTTTCACTTCGAAGTTGAAGCCCTTGAAACACAGATGGCAGTGGTACGGCATCTTGAGGTTCTTTGTGGTTTCTAGCTGTGaaagatttaacaaaaaaaacaatatcaattCCCTCAAAGAATCTAACGCAGAATTTGTTGACTTCTgagatatttgaaaaaaaaaccgatatatttttttcatagcaCACAATGTATACGTCATTGGTGTTGATATTCGAATCTGTGCTTCCAAAACTTCAACAAATTACCCCTAAGTAATGAACATTttccaaataagatatgacctaaaggtctctgttaccaggtcataaaatgtaaaaaaaatatattcaacgaatgacttttggcgggaacacgagtgaagttgtgtgattagttttattttgtctatttagtgtttcttcaggttaaaatatgtaataatgatggttattaactgtttaatatctgttacagtgcacaaatgtgacaaaatgaaataaagctgctgaacgtaacttctcgggatactccaaaaagtccactgaaaaagtcttagtaaataACCACTATTTtagtgagattatatttcatcccatatcatctcatctcatttcatttaatttcatcccagtttattaatgtctcaaattaatcatcttcatttcatttctataTTTCTTCCTAAGACGTACCTCTTTGGCCTTTATCTGCTCCTCGGGGTTCAGAGTTATTATCCTGATCTTCTCCGGGTCCAGGTCCACGGGTTTCCTTATGGACGACTTGAGGGGCTCCTGCTCCTCTGAACTCGGTTTGCTGAAAGATTATAAAGGTATCAGAGGTATTCAATATTGGGCGACCGTTACAGGCGTGCACACCGCCCACGTCACGGTAAGTGGTCGCTGCTAAACAGGCTTTTTGTCGGGCTTCTGATGGGATCTGATGAGGCTTGATCACAGTCCGAGCCAACCGGGGGCAACCATAGCACTATAGAACGACATTTGCGTAATTGATTCCCATggaatccagtaaccacttaacaccaattaGATATCaagaatatatataatatatataatcataTCTTTCTCATCTAGATTCATGAATTGAGCCCACAATGCGGGCCCGCTAGTAGGatgaggatttttttattgctcttataggcagacgagcatacggctcacctgatggtgggtggttaccgtcgcccatggacttcagcaatgccaggggcatagttGAGCTCAATGAGACGTCAGTGTTTAGGGTTGAATTTTGATAATTTGGCAGACACTAATTATGTAAAACCAGTTAGTTCTTATCAGTCCTTCATTATCAGTGacaacttaacatcagctgAGCTAACAGCtgttcatagattataagtaactCACACCCTACTTCTCTTCTTGATTCGGATATCTTTCTTTTTCGATCTCTTTTTCCCGGATTCCTCCCTTAACTCTATCTCCTTCTCATCTAGAAAATCATTCAGGTCCTCCTCTGAAAACTTCTCCACCTCCTCAACGTTTGCTCTGGAAGATAACATGTATATAGCATTAAATTGTCAGCAGATTTGTCTGTGTGTTTGATCACAGTTGTTGTAAAATGATTATAGTCCGAAgagaaattaacaaaattacaaatcttttattttttgttgcatagataggtggacaagcTAATATTTTATCTGATGTTatgtggctaccggagcccataggcatcaacaatgtgaatgccgctCGCACCTTGTGAcaaaagttctaagtctcagttttacatgtacggtaaaactgagacttagaacggctgctccacccttcaaacccaaacgcattactgtttcacggcaggaataggcggggCCTGGTACCTACCCaggcgaactcacaagacgtcctaccaccagtataagaCACCTATCCGCCAATCGAGAACCTGACATTATTCCTTTATAGTAAGGTCATCTGTGAAgatgcattaaataaataaataattatttactaacaatcacgccacgttaactggtcccgtgctaagttcgtaaagaacttgtgttacaggtaccagataacggatataaatgtaagatttttattatacacatacacatatttgatatacatccataaccctggaaaagacattttatatttatcatacaaatatcttcccttggcgggattcgaacccgcgacccccttttgtagtgaccatgtcacttaccactacaccagacggccgttaaacatTATAAGTACCTGTCTTTGAGGTATGATATACCTATCTTTGGGATATGCTGAAATTAAGTAACTTTAAATGGCTTTAAGTTGCTAAAGCTTCAAATTAACTTCTACAACTGGATATAGGCCTCTCCCTCTCTAGTTTATCAGTTCAGGGTCATAAGTCTAATGATCCGATGCTAACATTTACTTCTTCAACTAAACTAGCACTTCAACTAAacatactggtgataggacctcttatgagtccgcgcgggtgggtaccaccctgcctatttctgccgtgaagcagcaatgcgttttggtccacccatctatgcaataaataaataaaaagcacacgaatttttttttctgcttgCGTGCCAAACCTCTTTCGAAGCTTTCGCGCCTAGGGGAGCGCTCGGGATATGTGGGATGTAACAGTCTGCATGTTGGGACTGTtgggagcagatcgcgggcccaaggatgttctAGGGCCTTACCGCACTAAGCGACTTCCCTTGCAGTCTCTcgtccgacgtccgatctccgcccggggtcagaacccaagCAGAGTGGGTGGGGGCTGGATACTCACCTTATCTGCTCGACTGTTATATTATCCTCATAATCCGAATAGAAACTCTCTTCTTTGACTTCCTCCTCATATTTAATCGGTAGCATTGGCAGGACAAACAGTTGTATTTCCGAAGGTGATGTCAGTTTTTCGTgctgaaattttatttactaacaaatGCATGCCACCctcttttttgaagtgaaacttctttagaatagttgtgatttcaaacttgatgaaacgaaaaaataagtccatagagttttttaatactaacgtgtatatgaaacctcttgtagtgaattttaatttaggaagttaaaatatcaattcacagagggcgccaccttatactataaaagatgatttacaattatttgtttactaatgacaaaattttacatatacttagacatttaggataattgtattttaattttagaaggtttcacttctaccacgtaaGAAtggcacacatgtattttttttttctctaccggttctagtaacctcgaggggctatactagattcacagaacCTGGAAAATttgctaaccctagcaagagcagtgcttcgcagaatctactaccgggtcggaaacgcgacccactgagaagatccggcgagaaactcagtgggctgtgtctgtgggttaatttactcgtcgagcccttcgtcgcaagcgacaggttcggcaaggacgatgaccggtgcttgaggtacccaaaagcaccgttagtggatcgggaggatctgaaatgacgtgtttagggcggcGTTGACTGTTTACCACTGCCACTCTCAATGAGATTATTTATACAGTAAAAACTTCTTAGTAGtggctaaagatttctttatttgcTGATCTAAACGCTACATCAGTACAtgcacattgataaaaaggattccaatatgtaCTTAGGTATCCAACTGAATATCCTTTGTAGATGCGTCGTCAAATGGActaataaaaaacgtaaaacagACCTCATTACAACTACACCTAAAGtatgttattattttgtcaCGCCCGGAACGTATCCCCTATGATCTCCCTTATGAAATTCGTATTCACGGATCATGTACCAAGCGAATAGACAGcttttttattccttcaccgtggaagtcaatcgtgaacatttgttaagtcagtagttcattagaaaaattgttacctgcctacgggattagaacaccggtgcatcgctacatacgaatgcacctgacgggttatcctttaggccacgacgactctggGGGTGTTGCATGTTCAGTTTTTCCTGAAGTGAGTGTTGCACCAAAATCTTTGAGAAACACTGAATCTTACCAACATCTTAGCAACATAACTCTTACCTGTAAATCTTCATGGTATCCGGTTCTACCTATGCCGCTATGATTGAAGGTGAGCACCGATGATCTTTCCAAGTACGGTCCAGCATACTCACTCAGTTCTTGATCACGTGCATCAATTGGAAACTGTTAACAAATGTGCAAGTGTGAAATGTGCTAGCCGCTAGTGCGACTAAATAACCCTAACTAggctgccagtcgcaaccgccttAAGAGAAGCCGAGGACCTGACGAGGTGGAGAAAGCTCAAGAGACAGGCTTCGGTCAAATTTCAAGGTCATGACCTTGGGCAATGAAAAAAGCGACATAGA
The sequence above is drawn from the Bombyx mori chromosome 11, ASM3026992v2 genome and encodes:
- the LOC101740040 gene encoding zinc finger protein 699 isoform X2, encoding MQETTVEDADKYKLDFELDKQICRCCLSTNRRMEGVHKYNTYIYDLASIEVSESDGLPQWICWECITLLSKSVKFKSKILKAHGALFEYLSRCAPFPIDARDQELSEYAGPYLERSSVLTFNHSGIGRTGYHEDLQHEKLTSPSEIQLFVLPMLPIKYEEEVKEESFYSDYEDNITVEQIRANVEEVEKFSEEDLNDFLDEKEIELREESGKKRSKKKDIRIKKRSRVKPSSEEQEPLKSSIRKPVDLDPEKIRIITLNPEEQIKAKELETTKNLKMPYHCHLCFKGFNFEVKLKNHMEKHSPSRGTFECAVCHMYLPTSYSHSVHTLIHTRRYECVQCGIRMIDKNSIVHHYRSKHEGLSSVFTCTICGKISNNSKTHRGHLRNHHGGSRPECEQCGKTFINNDSLAEHLLIHKGVKNYECELCGARFRTRNQVKYHELKHSSTRDYYCVECDSRFKSPYSLKQHLTKSLKHRDLDSLKVQVY